One Methanobacterium petrolearium DNA window includes the following coding sequences:
- a CDS encoding DUF2085 domain-containing protein — translation MKIGNLICHRKPERTFKIGNWYFPVCSRCTGIYLGSFSYFLLVWWVFVEYNWVTILIAVLMIIPTFLDGFTQLLLSRESRNSLRFSTGILAGIGLGVLVKAFKHSLIP, via the coding sequence ATGAAAATTGGGAATTTAATTTGCCATAGAAAACCTGAAAGAACCTTTAAAATAGGTAACTGGTATTTCCCGGTATGTTCACGTTGCACAGGAATATATTTGGGATCATTTAGCTATTTCTTATTGGTTTGGTGGGTTTTTGTAGAATATAATTGGGTAACCATCCTAATTGCAGTGTTAATGATTATTCCGACCTTTTTAGATGGTTTTACTCAATTGTTGCTTTCACGCGAAAGTCGTAATTCTCTACGGTTTTCCACAGGGATACTGGCAGGGATAGGATTGGGAGTGTTGGTAAAAGCCTTTAAACATAGTCTAATCCCTTAG
- the csa3 gene encoding CRISPR-associated CARF protein Csa3 — MEKTLISTIYSLEPVMACITQFSPTKLILIREEDAPEKIQEAERMLRETVGKVMEIESRPTSIYNVVMVARDTAEIIEEEYAHGRKIVANISGGRKPQALGALFGCYSRQDMVEKIVYITEEDKNIIDLPILNFGISKTKRIILEELHAGENNVKNLATKIGISRGMTYNHIRELREMGLIHPETLKITSAGELAII; from the coding sequence ATGGAAAAAACCCTAATATCAACAATTTATTCTTTAGAACCTGTCATGGCTTGCATTACTCAGTTTTCTCCCACTAAACTTATCCTTATAAGGGAAGAAGATGCTCCGGAGAAAATTCAAGAAGCCGAGCGAATGCTGCGGGAAACCGTGGGAAAAGTAATGGAAATAGAATCAAGACCCACCAGTATCTACAACGTGGTGATGGTTGCACGTGACACCGCTGAGATCATTGAAGAAGAATATGCGCATGGTCGTAAAATCGTTGCAAACATCAGCGGCGGCAGGAAACCGCAGGCCCTGGGCGCACTGTTTGGATGTTACTCCCGCCAGGACATGGTTGAAAAAATAGTCTACATCACTGAAGAAGATAAAAACATAATTGACCTGCCCATACTGAACTTTGGAATATCCAAAACCAAAAGAATCATCCTGGAAGAGCTTCACGCTGGTGAAAACAACGTCAAAAACCTGGCCACCAAGATAGGGATAAGCCGGGGAATGACCTACAACCACATCAGAGAACTGCGTGAAATGGGACTTATCCATCCAGAAACCCTTAAAATTACCAGTGCTGGTGAGCTTGCTATTATATGA